From Sceloporus undulatus isolate JIND9_A2432 ecotype Alabama chromosome 6, SceUnd_v1.1, whole genome shotgun sequence, one genomic window encodes:
- the LRCH4 gene encoding LOW QUALITY PROTEIN: leucine-rich repeat and calponin homology domain-containing protein 4 (The sequence of the model RefSeq protein was modified relative to this genomic sequence to represent the inferred CDS: deleted 1 base in 1 codon), giving the protein MAAGEGGAEAVPPPSPSQPGPLPGPERALEEAAASGSLTLAGRRLRHFPGGAARRWDLSDTTQADLSRNRFAEVPEDACHLMSLEGLSLYHNCLRSIPATIANLQALTYLNVSRNQLTSLPSCLCRLPLKVLIASNNKLVSLPEDIGALRSLRQLDVSSNELQSLPASMGGLESLRDLNIRRNQIAILPEELAELPLVCLDFSCNRVTCIPVCYRHLRHLQSILLENNPLQSPPAQICLKGKIHIFKYLNIEACSKGRVDLAEFARGSRPTGFGTCLPDDLYSMRQYGGLDSGFNSVDSGSKRWSGNESADEFSDLSFRIAELARDPKQLKRKSNGAADASDLDQVDYIDSSINGEEEEEEATVVTEGKLESGAGRSAFLRVMEPGLTSRASLPRPEPFGEERRRPEIFQLWQEQERQQPPPRPLWSQGAEKRESNSLTESSSSLSQLRYRMGKGEQLAGSLRQSPLHYADPYHPQSSMVGANSLARETNSMQKPSSFLFRSSSRHSIQRGGSGSPSPDLSSSSELNSPWRLRPGSQALDERGLMLQLHKAIESRLNIMLAEDLGEALANGVVLCQLVNHLHPRSIPFIHVPSPAVPKLNAVKSRKNVENFLAACHQLGVPEVSLCSASDLLQGNVRGFLRLLEALLLLHPPAGKPLAPAALSEHLAGFGVFYVFVMLLLYLAYCKLCGC; this is encoded by the exons ACCTGTCCCGGAACCGCTTTGCTGAGGTGCCCGAAGATGCGTGCCACCTGATGTCCTTGGAAGGGCTGAGCCTGTACCACAATTGCCTACGCAGCATTCCTGCTACCATTGCCAACCTCCAAGCCCTCACCTACCTGAATGTCAG CCGGAACCAGCTCACCTCCCTGCCCTCCTGCCTCTGCCGCCTGCCCCTCAAAGTCCTCATCGCCAGCAATAACAAGCTGGTCTCCCTGCCCGAAGACATCGGTGCCCTCAGAAGCCTGCGCCAACTG GACGTCAGCAGCAACGAGTTGCAgtctctcccagccagcatg ggggGCCTGGAGTCTCTTCGGGACCTCAACATCCGGAGGAACCAAATTGCCATCCTGCCTGAAG AGCTGGCTGAGCTGCCCCTTGTGTGTCTGGACTTTTCCTGCAACCGTGTCACTTGCATTCCTGTCTGCTACCGCCACCTCCGGCACCTGCAGTCCATCCTTCTGGAGAACAACCCCTTGCAGTCCCCCCCAGCACAG ATTTGCCTGAAAGGCAAAATCCACATCTTCAAATACCTGAATATTGAGGCCTGCAGCAAGGGCCGGGTGGACCTGGCAGAATTCGCCCGAGGGAGCCGCCCCACTGGCTTTGGAACCTG CCTCCCAGATGATTTGTACTCCATGCGGCAGTATGGCGGCCTGGACTCGGGCTTCAACAGCGTGGACAGTGGAAGCAAACGGTGGTCGGGGAACGAG TCTGCAGATGAGTTCTCAGACCTCTCCTTCCGCATCGCTGAGCTGGCCCGGGACCCCAAGCAGCTGAAGAGGAAGAGCAATGGGGCAG CTGATGCCAGTGACCTGGATCAGGTGGACTACATTGACAGCAGCATTAACggcgaggaagaagaggaggaggcaacagTGGTGACTGAGGGCAAGTTGGAGAGCGGGGCTGGGAGAAGCGCATTCCTCAGAGTGATGGAGCCCGGTCTGACCAGCAG GGCCAGCCTGCCCCGGCCAGAGCCATTTGGTGAGGAGCGCCGGCGCCCAGAGATCTTTCAGCTGTGGCAGGAACAGGAGCGGCAGCAGCCACCACCGCGGCCTCTGTGGAGCCAAGGAGCCGAGAAGCGTGAGAG CAACAGTCTAACAGAGAGTAGCAGCAGCCTCTCCCAGCTGAGGTATCGAATGGGCAAG GGAGAACAGCTGGCTGGTTCCCTCAGGCAGAGCCCCTTGCACTATGCAG ATCCTTACCACCCACAGAGTTCCATGGTGGGCGCCAACTCTTTGGCCCGTGAGACCAACTCCATGCAGAAACCTTCCAGCTTCCTTTTCCGCTCCTCCTCACGTCACAGCATCCAGCGGGGAGGCTCTG GCTCCCCCTCTCCtgatctctcctcttcctctgagcTCAACAGTCCCTGGAGGTTGAGGCCTGGGTCGCAGGCACTGGATGAGAGAGGACTGATGCTTCAGCTGCACAAG GCGATTGAGTCTCGGCTGAACATCATGCTAGCTGAGGATCTGGGTGAGGCGTTGGCCAATGGGGTCGTCCTCTGCCAGCTAGTGAACCATCTGCACCCGCGATCCATTCCCTTCATCCATGTGCCCTCTCCTGCTGTG CCAAAGCTGAATGCTGTAAAAAGTCGGAAGAACGTGGAGAACTTCTTGGCCGCCTGCCACCAGTTGGGAGTTCCGGAG GTCTCTCTCTGTTCTGCCTCTGACCTCTTGCAAGGCAACGTTCGTGGGTTCCTCCGCCTCCTGGAggccctgctgctcctgcatccccccGCGGGGAAGCCCCTCGCCCCGGCCGCCCTCTCGGAACACCTGGCCGGCTTTGGCGTCTTCTATGTCTTCGTCATGCTGCTCCTGTATCTGGCCTATTGCAAGCTCTGTGGCTGctga